TGCAGAGAGAAAAAGTCATTTtagtcaccatgatcaaccctaccaagcagtattcctggtttaatagggctgaTTATGGTGACAGATGCTTTAATCTTTGTAAGGTTCACTTATTACTGATACATAAGTCTGTTCACCCTTATATTGTTTTGATCAGGACTTGAAGAGGAACCAAGGGAAAAAGATTTGCCTGTGGATTTTTTCCTTGTTCCCTCATATTAAATAGGGAAGGGAGACCAGATCTCCTTGCCGCTAGTGACAACAGATGTTAACTACTAGTCCGTGGTCCTCCACTTGCCTACATTCCAGGGTCATCCCAAGATACTACCTCCATCATATACTCCCTGATTCCAGCTAAGCCTGTCTTATGAATCATCAGAATTAATATTTTGATCAGATCCATTATACTCAAAGATGAGAAATTACCAGAATGGGAAGATAATGAGCCGACTGATGGCAAATACAACTGCAAATACGGCAAAGATAATGTTGCAAGCCTTGCTCCACGCGGCGTAGCTACACATTTTAGCAGCCTTCAAAGAGAAATAAAAACAGGGCAGGGATGAAACCAGGATAACTATACTAGGAGAGAAAGCtgctgtcatcatcatcatcatcatcgcacCTCCAGCAAAATATCGGAGACGTCATGCACCAGCAAGGTCAGAGTTCCCACTCGGATGTACTTGACTCCCCATGAAAAGTTCAATAGAAAAATGGTGGCCAAGTGGTGAACAACTTGTACCTTGAAGTCCTGTAGTAAGAAACAAACAAATTTCTATTATTTCAAAGAGAATAGTTATTTATCATGTTGACCCTTCACTTCATATTATTAaaagcagaggagaaatcttTCAATTTCCTTTGAGCTTTCTGAAAATTCATGGGACATTGCTGGATTTGCGTCCTCAGTCCTTAGAAATGTTTTGATTTCCTGTCTCCTCCTTCGGCAGCTTAGAAGGAGGCGGTAAACATATGTATTGCATGATGCAGTTGCGTCCAGTATTCCGGGGCACTGCCCAAATTGATCTGCTGAGTAGATAGAGGTTCCTGGTAACATAAGGATTTAAGCAGCGATAGGATATCGACTTACCTTTCGTCTAATATCAGAGGCAACGCTAAATAGCAGGGACCAGTAGAAGCCCAATTCCAAGACATAGTACCAGTACTGCGATGCCAGAACTTCCTAAAATAACACAGAATTGGGGAATACGGTTATGTATATGTTTGTTCACACATTTAAGATTTCCTGCATTTTTCTtctacatttttatgttaaaaatgCAACTGAAAGACATGCCATCCATTCATACGATGtgcaattattattttatatattcttttttattaTCAGGCAGATTATTGGAAACAAACATTTGTATGAACGCTCATTCTGGATAACTGGCCCATGTAAAGCTGCCCCTATGACCGGACACGAGCATATGCTCGTTTATCGGGTGAAATTATCGTTTATGGGGACACCAAAATCATAGTTTCTAGGCAGTAGATCATGCTGTGTTAACCGggacctgctgcccagaaacaacgaATCTGTAGGACGATTGCCTGTCCTTGTACACTGGATGTGTTTGCAGCATGCAAATGCAGCTCTCACTTCCTCTGACAAGCAGGCAATTCCTTGGCGACCATTGCCTGCTCAGTTGGTACATGTAAATGCGACATAATTGCTCTCAGCCAATCAGAATGGCCGAATGGCATATAGCAATGCTGTACGGCTGGGAGCACCTGATGCTCCCCATGCAACGCTCCTAGTGCTTCCACTGAAAATCCCTCATTCGTGCTTTGCAGGGAAAATCCTAATGGATTTTATCTATTTTGCATTTTACCCTTTACAAAGCTGTAGGCAAATCTAAATTTTTGATTGCAGCCTTTAGCAATTTGAACTTAATTTGTGGATCTACTGTatggttattattattaatatagcactgacatactGAAGGACACGGCATGATCATAGAACAAGATGCATGGCAGGTCTACCGAATGTGGGGCCTTGTGCTGTGACAGCATCGCCCACCACTGGACCAATGTCCTACAAGACCTACATGAACCTGCAGAGCTCTTCATTCTTATTAGAACAGTTTTAGGCTTTGTCCATTTTAAACAGTTCTCTTACCTGCTTTGGGTATCCCACCCATACCTCCCAAACATCATGAAACCAAGGTTTCTGCAacagaaaaacatatttttatagTATCTTAATGTCTTATTACAGGGTTTTCAATATATTTAGCCACCacaacaatgcaaaaaaaaaaatctctcctaAAAAGCTGGCATTACCATAGCACTCCATGTTGTTGGCCAGTTTAGAGTACTAGCTGCACTCGTGCTGGTAACAGGACATGCATGCCGCTAGTAATGAGCGTTATTAATCTATCGGCACCGATGTCTGACCCGAGTGCTGCCGCTGCTCTGGGAACATGGCCGCTGATTGAAGATTCTGTTCATCAGCGGCCTCCATTTATTTACAGTGGGAACTGACAGGGGAACTAGAAGATGGTTCAGTAGAGCAGAGAAAGAGCTACAGAGGGAACCATCTGAAATCTCGTCTGACAGATTCTACTCTGAATGGGACTCAGCAGCCTGCAATGTATGTGGACACAAGCGTGCTGCAGAACACCAAAAGTTTAGAATTTTAAACAGAACcatttataaaaataatttttatcatATAACAGATgaaattcccccaaaaatatatgcACAGGATCAATCTGCATAATAACTCTGTACTGGAATTTCAGTTCAATCAGTAGAAAGCCTGTTATAGAGcagagggagctgaggagattGATGTATTATTTGACCACTCACAGGACTTCTAAGCACATGTAATACTAAATGTGtaaccataaaactatataattggctctgctgcctgcagattgtaatggagacaggttccctttaatgcactagaaagtccagcaagtaccATCTCCTTCAAAAATGGCTGATGATGAAATAGACGAGTGAAATCTATGGTGCAGAAGTCTGTGTTGCAATGTTgattttaaagggtttgttcaaCTTCTTTTTGGGAGGGTGGGGCAGACCTATCCCCACCTTACTAGACAGACCTGCAAAATCATTTTTCATAAAACAATGATGCGTTGTCATAGCCGATCATCACAGGAacctgcttccccctcctgtaCGTGTCGGCATGTCACTCACTAGCCACACAGGGGAAATGGGCCTAGCGATTCAGGACATCAGTGGGCATGTGGGCGAAAGAGGATGGACGACATACCACAGAGAATGAGGGAGCAGGGAAAACTGAGCTGGAGAGGAAAGTGGAGGATACCAGAACCGTTGATGCGCCAAGATATACAGGAGAGGGGGGACAGCTCCCTGTGACTATGCTTCCTGAAAACTGCTAAACATCTGTCATCACGTGACCACCCCCAGAGATTTGGGAATATTTACTAATGGAAATAAATCAGTTAGTACCTGACCTTTATATTAGGAGTGCAATGGTCTATTTTTTCTGCATCCAGGCaccattatataaaaaaaattcaaggtgTGAACTGTAACTTACATCATAGAGGACAGCGATTCCCCCGATCAGAGCACACAGGTAAAAGGTGAACCTCCAGCTGGAGACGAAACAGATGTGTACGAGTTAGTCTGGTACAAGTGACATACACGGCATGAGGCACAGAAAAGCTCCTGGCTACAGAAATAATGCGCTGGGCCGGTTACCCTCTGGTTAGGCCCTATCCCAACATATGCACCAGGTGTACCTATAAAGCTCCATTCTCTTGGTGGAGGCCAAAAAGTGTTCTTTTGTCCTCCACAGGGGTGGTATACATTGGTACCACC
The genomic region above belongs to Bufo gargarizans isolate SCDJY-AF-19 unplaced genomic scaffold, ASM1485885v1 original_scaffold_1737_pilon, whole genome shotgun sequence and contains:
- the LOC122923564 gene encoding ceramide synthase 2-like codes for the protein WRFTFYLCALIGGIAVLYDKPWFHDVWEVWVGYPKQEVLASQYWYYVLELGFYWSLLFSVASDIRRKDFKVQVVHHLATIFLLNFSWGVKYIRVGTLTLLVHDVSDILLEAAKMCSYAAWSKACNIIFAVFAVVFAISRLIIFPFWIIYATVVYPLYYCPRFFLYYFFNMVMLILQFLHIYWAYLIFRMVRKMISGKMSGDDRSDNEEEDSEENEEQPLSNGDGKKRIINGQHDR